CAAAGTGGACATCGTCCTGCCTTCCCTGAGCTCATGGTGAAGTTGAGGTGACAGACCTGAATCACAGGATGACACAAGCAATTACAGAATAACTTCAGGCGAGgctggagatggagaaagaagcagggggcagggggctgggggggggggggttgcccTGGAGGCCATTGACAGGAGCCCAACCTAGGCTGGCATCAAGAAGGGCTCCTCAAGAAGGTGCCTTTCGAACTGAGACCTCAAAGGGTTTTGAGAAGGTGTTAACAAGGCAAAGATGGGGAAGGGTGGTCCAGGTGAAGGGTCCTCAAGTGGAGGGTGCAGGGGGCCCATGTGCCTGGCCTGGGGAATCAGGTGCTTCCTCTGTGACTGTAGAAATTCAGGCAACTGGGAATGTATGTTGACTTCAAGCTTTAGAAAAAGAGAGCCCCACTTGCCCACCTTCCTTCCCTGAGACAGGCATCTGGCTCTCTGAGCCAGGACTTTAGGGCCcaggctggagggcagggaaTTCCTTGATTGGGAAAGGGGATTAACTTCCAGCTTTCCTGTAGGTCTCCCCCTACCCTCTGCCTAGTCAGCCCTCTGCTGCATGTGAGTGACTCAGCCATCTGCAAACGGTGACTCCAGCCGCAGAGGTGCCCTCACTGGGGGTAGCCCCCATTGCTACCCTTAGCGGCTGGTTTCCACCCCAAGCAACCCTCCTGCCCCATATGGgtcttcttttgcttttattctgtGCTAGAACATCATCTCCACTAGGGCTTTCTCCTGACTCCCAGACCATGTGTTCCCCACCATGCTGGGAGCATTTCATGGGCTTGTCAAGGTCCCAGCCATGTTGCTCCATGGAGTGCGGGGATCATAGTTCcgtgatcagggatagaacccacaccccctgcagtggaagcacagagtcctgagTTAGCTGGAGTTAAGCAGGAGTCAGTAGTTAGCAGGAAACGTGGTTGAATTAATATAGGGAGCTACACTggctgtggcttccctggtggtttaagacagtaaagaatctacctgtaattcgggagactggggttggatccctgggttcggaagattcccctggaggaggaaatggcaacccactccagtattcttgcctggagaatcccatggacagaggagcctggtgggctatagtccatggggtggcagagtcagatacgactgagcgactaacacacacagacacacacacacacacacacactggttagTTATGGGAAGAGGCTGTGAGATGTACAGATGAGGGACTCATGATGGGGTCCAGACCCTGGGGGCTTTGGGCAGGACGTGGTGGGCCCTTGAAGGGTACAAGCGTGGTGTGTGCACGAGGACTCCAGAGGCATACACTCTGGGACACCATTCATCAGGGTGTGTATATGGGGGAGGCTCCCTGTGGGTGCAGAATATGACAGACAGACCCTGGACTCCCAGACCCCCGGACTCTCCCGCTGACCCTCACCCTCAGTCCTTCTTGCTCTCGAGGGGGAGGGGCGGCAAGGCCAAGGCTGAGGTGGCCAGCAGGTGTCGGGGACGCTGATTCCACTGGGGACGTGACACACACCCAGCTGGCCACGCAACCTCCCCCGCCCTGGGGCAGGAATGAGGGACAGCTGCCACCTTATCGGAGACACATTTCCTGGTTGCCCACAGCCTGACTCAGAGGCCCAGGAGGGAGAGGCCCAGCCCTGGGGCCCCCCCTTGGCCCCCTCAGCCTGCCTCCAGCCGTGCCACAAGGCCACGTGTCTGTGTTTACATGTTTATTGTCCGCTGGCTCCCGCTGCCCTCAAGAATGCCAGAGCCCGAAATAGCTGGGCACTGAGGCCCAATTAACCGAAGCCGCTGCAGTCTAGGTGGGTGGAGCGCTCCAGAGGTTCTGGGTAAGGGAAGGGGAGCCAGTTGAGCTACATTCCAGCCTCACTGGGCGGGAAGTGGAGGGTGGAAGCGAGTGGGGAGGTGAAGGGGAGGTAGCCCAGGGCCCCGAGCCGGGAGGGGTCAGCCCTCAGCCCTGGATCAGGGGGGTCAGAAGCAGCAGGAAAAGAGCAGCCCGCGGGGAACCTGAGGCCCTGGCCATGTCGGGGGGACAGAGGTCACTGCCTTCAGTGAGCCAGTGGGGGAAGCTGCTGGGGGGCAGGAAAGGTGCCTCCCCCACAGTCTGGGAGATCCAGGCCTCTTCAGGGCCAGTGGCAGCAAACAGCTCCCGGCTGCCTCGAACAGCCATGCCCACGAGGACCCAGGAGCCGCCCTCAGTCTGGCACAGGAGCGGAGGTGCTGAGGTCACCTGCAGCAACAGGGCCAAGACCAACAGGGGCCCTTACTCTTCCTTCCGGTCCCCTGCGCCTCCTAGGACCCAGTCACAAACTACTGTTCCTCTCCATCCTCAGGCATCTTGGCCCCTGGTCTCTCCCAAGGTCCAGTCAAAAAGCACTGCCTCTTCCGATCTGAAACCCAGCACCTACGAATCCCCACCCTGCTCTCTCCCTGGCATCCGGCTGCCCAGCACAGCCTCTGACCTGACCGGGCCAGGATACCCAGGCCCCGTACCTCACACCTGTCCTCTTGCCCCTCTGCATACAGGACACATAGAGTCCCAGGAGGCAGAAGGCCTTGATAGAGGCAGTGACAGAGTCGTGGCGTCAAGATGGAgacagcagcagccacagggactagagacaggaaggaaggttGTCCCAGGCATTGTGACATCCTGTCCCTTCTCGTCCCCAGGACCCAGGGCTCTCACCTCTGTCTTGGGGGTCCTTCCAGCCCAGTACCCAGCAACTGGCCCCCAGGGGGGTACCCCCTGGGTGAAGGCAGATGGGCAAGGCTGATGGGGAGGGCTCCACTCGGGAGCTCAGCTCCAGGAGGGCCAGGGGGGGCCGCAGCCCCAGGTGCCGGGGCAAGCGGATGCTGATGACCAACCGGGACACCTGGTGGCTCTGGGGGAGAGGGCTGGCCCCCGCCCGGCCCAGGTACACTTCAATATAAGGCACCGTTGTAGAGCCTGGCCTGCAGAAACAATGTCCAGGGTCACTTCCTGATCCCCTCATTGCTGATAAatccttcccagcccaggggaaaaaagtgaagtcgctcagtcgtgtccaactctttgtgaccccgtggactgtagcccaccaggctcctccgtccatgggattctccaggcaagaatactggagtgggttgccatttccttctccaggggatcttcccgacctagggatcaaacccaggtctctcgcattgcaggcagacgctttaacctctgagccaccagggaagcccagcccagGTGAAAGGGTGGAACAAATGTCCAGGGTCACTCCACTAACTCCTTCATTAGTCCTCCTTTGAAATCTCTCTTCTGTCTCAAAACACTTCGAACAATTTCCTGGTGCAATAAAAGCCCTAAACGGAGAACAGCCTGCTACTGTCCTTTGGCCCCTCTCCCAATGTCTCCCTCTTGCCAGGAAGACGGGTAACACCCACCTGAGGACACAGTGAGTGGCTGCCAGAACCCAGCCTGGGGCCACGAGGATGCCAGCACAGACGCGCTCTCCAGCGACATGCACCTCTGCCAGCCAGGGCCACAGGACCCCCATCAGAGCTGGCTCTGGCCGCAGGCCACAGGCTAGGGAGAGGAGATGACCCCCTCAGTGGGGACCCCACAGCCGACCCTCAAAGCCCCTACCATGGATCTAAGCACTCCCAGGAGCCCCGAAGCCCTAAAGGCCCCTCCTCACCACCATTCTCTGTGTGAGGGGGACAAGTTTGTGCCTCAGTCTCTTCTCCCTCAGGGCCCCAGTCCCAGGCCAGCTGGTCCTCCAGGTAGGCCCCCCGAGTCACATGGCTGATCCATGGACCGTGGGTCTGCAGCGGGTAGAAAACTCTGGGACGCAGGCAGTCACTGGGGAAGTCTCTGATTCCAGCCAGGAACCAGGTCCCCTCTTCCCGGCACAGCAGGCTCCAATGAGAGTAGTTCTGCGGCAAGAGGGTGTATGTGTTAACAGCCTTTATGCGCGTGTCAGTTGATGAGGGGACATCAAAAGTCCTGGAGCTTCCCTGGACTCGAAACTGTCCCGTATTCGGACATAAGAAATCCCACctatctccaagccaggctccaacactAATCTGAGTAAGAAGGCTGCCCTCACTTTAGGATTCTCTTTAAACCCAAGAGTTTAAAAGTCCCGCCGTCTTGGCGGGTCTTGGCGGCTCCACAGAAGGCTTCCAGGACCAGGCTCCGCCCCCAGCGCGTCCTAGCCCCTCCTTAACCCCGTCTCCACCCCCAGAGCGCGGCTCCCGGTTCACCGCCCCTCCAAGGCCCCGCCCATAGCCCACCCCTCCGTCTTACTCCAACTCTTAGACCCCGCCCCCGCCGCTCACCCAGCAgctcccctccacctcctcctcctggtaGGCAGGGCAGAGCGCCTGAGGCGGCTCTCCCGGCGGCGGCACTGACGCCCCCTGGCGGCCATACAGGCAGTGACACCACCAGGCACCCAACAGCTCCGCCTCAAGCAGCGAGCTGGCTCCGGGCGCGGGTTCTgcgagagaaagggagggagccaGCGCTCCCGCCGCGTCCGGTCCCGGGTCCGCCCCGCCCGGCCCGAGCCGAGCCCCAGCTCACCCCCGCGGCCCCAGCGAGCCAGGCGGCAGCGGCTCCCTGGCAGGAAATAGTGTTCTGGGTGGGGTAGACACACTGGCCGCGGGGCCGCGCTCAGGTTCACGGGCGCGCGCAGCTGCAGCAGCGCCAGGTTCGAGGCATCGTCCCACGAGGCGTTCTCGTGCGGCACGAGGCGCGCCACCTGCTCCGCGCGCGGGCGCGAGGGCACTTGCACGCGCCAGTAGTCCAGGTCGCTGGGCGGGCGGTCTGAGCTGATGTGACTGCGGGATGGGGAGACTGGGGACATGGGCTGGATCCTGCAAGCTCAGCTCTAAACCTCCACCCTTGGCTTAGAGTCtgggtctccaggcaagattctGCATCCCTGACCTGAGAACTGTGCACTcggcctccctcccccacccctccgcccAATCTTGGGTCGAATTTTTATTGCCCCTTTATTTGCCCCAGAGAGACTAGGACCCCGATTTTTGAGCTGGATCATACACCGCCAATAGGACCCCACACCCCTACCCCTATCCTACCCAAGGGAATGGCTGGGGCCAGTTAGATAGTGTCTCAGACTGAGCAAGAATCTGCCCAAGACTGGGTTTTCACTCACCCTGGAAAGCAACTGGCAGGTGCCAAGACCCAGCTTTCAGACACCAGTGCCCCATAGCAGGGTCTGGATCCTGGGACcatcacctgggcttcccagggccaGGCCCCTGGCCTCCGGGCTTTCCCACACTCTGGGGGGTGAGAGGCCTGAGTCAGAGGACCTCCTGAACCCCAGGCAGTTTCCACCTGAACTCAAATCTCCCAGATCCAGCTGACATCTAGGGGTCCTGCCTTCCTCACCTGGCAGGGCGATGGTGCAGTTCTCATTCATGGGCTCGGGAAGGCCTGACTGGGCCTCCgggggctgggtggggaaggCAGGCCCAGGCTCTGAGCCTGACACCTGTTCCCTTATCCATGCCTCATAGGGAgccacagcagtgaagactccgGGGCGGTTCCTCCGTCCACAGCCAAAGCCAAAGCTGGTGATTCCTGCCTGGAACCATCGGCCACCTTCCTCGCAGACCAGGGGTCCCCCAGAGTCTCCCTGATGACAGATGACTCAGTGTCACTGGGTCAGCCCAGGGACCTACCAGCTTATCCTGGACCACCTCACAAAGGTTCTACACCTCTTCTTTTTGGTCCTACACACAGCCACCTTCTCCTGGAAACCTACATTGACTGAGCCTTGTCCTCTGTGATCCCTACAGCTCTAAGCAGGGGAAAGCCTTGTAGAACAGAAAGGCTGATGAGGAACCAAAGCCAAGAGCACCAAGCTAATGCAGTAAAGGCTATGCCTGAGAAGCCTGCCGGTCTCATTCAGAGACAAATGATTCCTCAATAAATAGTTAAAGCCTGTCTTTGGTTTCTAAGCTGTTAGAATTCCTTGTTAAACTGTTAAAGGAAATcaggcacttccctggcagtccagtgactaagagtccttgctcccaatgcaggggacccaggttcaatccctggacagggaactagattgAAGATCCCAAGTGAACTAAGAACtcgcgcagccaaaaaaaaaaaaaaagtaaatcagagATGTCAGCATTCAGGAGGAAGAGGCTGTTAGAAAGGATGATTTGTAGGTAAGTAAGGAGGAAGAACTACAAGAAACAGACATTAAAACAAGGGTTCTGGGACCATTTACTGCTGGAGCATTGTCCCTAAGATATGACTATACTCCAGGTCAGGCATCTCTGTGACCTGAGGAGGGATACAAAGAAAGCTCAGAATTATCCAGATCTGTACTGTCCAATATGATACATGTGTTAGTCCCTGTGGCTATTtgaataaattaacatttaataaaattaaaaattcagttcctcaatcACACTAGCCACCTTTCAAATGTTCAATAATGTATGGGAGAAaccaagacaatattgtaaagcaactatctttcaattaaaaataaataaattttttaaaatgttcaatagCTAGTGTGGCTAGTGACTATAATGCTGGACAGTACAGATAGAAAAACATTTCTATCATCATAAGTTTTATTGAACAGCAGCACTGGTCTAGAGGAAGTTGAGTTGTTGGCAACCCTGTTCAAGAGGCAGGGATTATGTCCATAGGCCCTGGAACTTCATAATTGGCTTCTGTGCCGTGCTTAGTAGCCCACTtatgctgactctttgcaaccccatggactgtagcccgccagacttctctgtccatggaattctctaggcaagaatactggagtggattgccatgccttcctctaggcaatcttcccaacccagggatcccacattgcaggcagattctttactgactgagccactagggaagcccaagaatattggagtgggtaacctatcccttctccaggggaattcctgacccaggattgaaccgggttctcctgcattacaggtggattctttaccagctgagttaccagggaagcccgaacaGAAAGGTCCCACCGGGACGTGAACTTGGATCACTGGATTCAGAGTCCAGAGTGCTCACCATTATACCATGAAACCCCTTTTTGCATAATTGGGAGAGGCCCTGAAAATCATCAAGCCTGAATTCCCATCACCACCATGCATGTTTGAGTGCCCTCAAAAATCTGTGCCATTTGAGGGGCATTTCTGgggaaaatggttaaaatatagCATGTTTTGGCCTTTAGCCCCTTATCCAGAAAACTCCCTTTTGTGAAGGattaattcacttttaaaaagaactatttgTTGAG
The sequence above is drawn from the Cervus canadensis isolate Bull #8, Minnesota chromosome 32, ASM1932006v1, whole genome shotgun sequence genome and encodes:
- the PRSS36 gene encoding polyserase-2, giving the protein MSQHLLLRLVILAISPIPGAFQDSDCGRPEPSARIVGGSDSQPGTWPWQVSLHHGGGHICGGSLIAPSWVLSAAHCFVTVCPLPRVHLTPFPPRSRNGTLEPAAEWSVVLGVHSQDGPLDGAHVRAVAAILVPDNYSSVERGADVALLRLASPARLGPSVRPVCLPRSSHRFAHGTACWATGWGDVQEEDPLPLPWVLQEVELRLLGEAACQCLYSRPGPFNLTFQLLPGMLCAGYPEGRRDTCQGDSGGPLVCEEGGRWFQAGITSFGFGCGRRNRPGVFTAVAPYEAWIREQVSGSEPGPAFPTQPPEAQSGLPEPMNENCTIALPECGKARRPGAWPWEAQVMVPGSRPCYGALVSESWVLAPASCFPGHISSDRPPSDLDYWRVQVPSRPRAEQVARLVPHENASWDDASNLALLQLRAPVNLSAAPRPVCLPHPEHYFLPGSRCRLARWGRGEPAPGASSLLEAELLGAWWCHCLYGRQGASVPPPGEPPQALCPAYQEEEVEGSCWNYSHWSLLCREEGTWFLAGIRDFPSDCLRPRVFYPLQTHGPWISHVTRGAYLEDQLAWDWGPEGEETEAQTCPPHTENGACGLRPEPALMGVLWPWLAEVHVAGERVCAGILVAPGWVLAATHCVLRPGSTTVPYIEVYLGRAGASPLPQSHQVSRLVISIRLPRHLGLRPPLALLELSSRVEPSPSALPICLHPGGTPLGASCWVLGWKDPQDRVPVAAAVSILTPRLCHCLYQGLLPPGTLCVLYAEGQEDRCEVTSAPPLLCQTEGGSWVLVGMAVRGSRELFAATGPEEAWISQTVGEAPFLPPSSFPHWLTEGSDLCPPDMARASGSPRAALFLLLLTPLIQG